One Myxococcales bacterium genomic window, GTCCTTCAACACTACGACGACGCCATCGTCGCCTCGCGCGAGAGGCGCGAGCTCGCCGCCGCGGCGACGCTGGCGCGAGAAGCGGCCAGCTACGCGCGCACCATCGGTCTCAGCGCCGCGAGCCGCAACTACGCGCTCGACGAAGGGAGCCTCTGGGAGCTCGTCGCTGAAGATCACAAGGGCCGCGGCTCCTCGCCGGCCATCGCCGAAAACGCGATGCTCGCCGCGATCCTCGCCTACGCGGACGTTGGCCAATTCGCACGCGTCGGTCGCCTCTACCGGGAGCTCGGCGACCTTCCGCTGGAGGATTCGCGGCGGGCGCACTATGCGCGCGTGGCGGAGCGGTACCAGGGCGTCGGCGACGAGCTCGTGGAGAAGAGTCCGCTCGCCGGTCGCGGTGCGCGGGCCGCGGAGCTGCCGGCCGTTTGGCATGACGACGTCGTCGAGTGGGAGGAGGCCGGGAGCGCCGAAGAGGCGTGCGCCACGGTGCTCTGCGACGCGAAGTGGCCCGAGCTGACGCGGCGCCGGGCCATGCTCGCCCGCCTCGCGTCGCTGCGCGTCCCGGCCGCGGGCCCCGAGCGGACGGCGGCGTTGGCCTCGCTCGCGCAACGGTTGGCGCACGTGCAGGTCTACGCGGTGCTCTCGCCGCTCGAGCACCTCTTCGAGTCTCCGGAAGAAGCCGTCAAGCTCGCGGTGCTCGAAGCGCTTCAGACGTTGTTCTTCAAGCGAACGTTCATGACGCTTCGGGCGGCCATCGCCGACGGGACGCCGGAGCTCGTGACGCAGGCGGCGAGCGCGCTCCGGGCGCTTCACTTTCCTCATGCCTTCGATCCCCTCGCGCGCATCCTCCACGACGGGCCGCCGTCGGAGGTCCGCGCCGCGGCCCTCGACGCCATCGCGCACATCGACACGCAGGAGGCGGCCGAGCTCTTGCTCGGCGTCCTCGAACACGGGAGCCCGGAGGACCGGCAAGCTGTGACGCGCGCGCTCGGGGGCACGAAGGCCGCTAAGTTCATTGAGCTCGCGAAAGCGACCTTCGCGTCCGCGCCGCGCGCCGTGCAAGCGCAACTGCGGGACATCCTCACGAGCCGCGGTGTGGCGGTGTGAGGCGCGGGAGCTTCACGGAGCTCGCCGCGCTGTTTCAGCGAATCCCCTTGCAACGTTGAGGTAGGCGGCGAGCGCCGCTCGCGACGCGGGCGTCAGAGGGCGTCAGATTGCCACAATGCGGCGCGTGAGCCGGCCGGACCTGGGTTGATTTCCGTGGGGCTACGGTACGGTCGCCGCACGCGGGTGGTGCAGGCCGCGATCTCGTCCCAAGTCGCCGCGCAGAACTCCTGGACGCGACGCGCAACGCTCGTGCGACCGCCGTGGGCAACGGGGCGCGTGCCCTGCCGTCACGGCGAGCCATTTTGGTTCCATCGCGCGCGCTCGCGAGGGGCGCACTGCGCTTTCGGACATCGGCGTGAGCCGTGCGGGGCGCGGTTAGGCAGGTCTACTTCTGCGCCACCCCTCGGCAGCGCGCGCCCAACGCGGCGAAGCGATAGGTTCCCTCTGGGAACACGCCACGCCTGTCACCCGCGATCCATCGGAGTCGCGCGTCGCGGTAGGCCTTTCGGAAGCCGCGGAGCGCCGAGAGCTCTTGGCGCCGCCGCTCTTTGTTGCGACATGCCACATGGGGCCGGAGCTTGCGGCGAGGCTCGACGGTGCGGGGCCTGCTCGTCGGCGCCGTGCCGAGCACGGCCTTGCGTCCAAGCACGCGTCGCCCCGTCTTCGCGCGCCGCGCTTTCGCCGCGTCCTCTTCCGCACGGACCGCAGCGGCGATCTTGTCGGCCCATTCCTTGGCCGCGAGGTGCTCGAAGCCGTCAATGGGCTCGATGCGAAGGGTCACCTCTTTCGGCATCGGGCCGTCCTCCCGGAAGAAGCCGCGTGGGCGCTTGATGGTCCTCGTCGTGCCGCGAAGATGTTGGCCGAACGACGACGCACCAGGCCACTCCGCGACTCGCTCGACGAGGTTGTCAGCGACGGGGTTGCAGAGAACGTAGATGAGCTTGTCGAAGCGGTCTTGGGCCTCGACAAGGTAGACGGCGTTGGGCTGCTCGGTGGCCCAGAGGTTTTCCCAGCGACCCCAGTGCGCGTTGAGGGCCTTGGCGATCATCTTGTGGAAGTGGGCGAAGAACTCGGGGTAGTTCCCGAGGTTGTCCCGGACGAGCAGGTGCTGGTGGTTGCTCATCGCGATGAAGCCATGCAGCGTGATCTTGTAGCGCTCGCACGCCTCCGCGAGGCAGTAGAGGTAGATCTGCTCGACGCGCGCATCGGGACGCAGCAGGTGCTGCCGCTGCGTGCAGCGGCGACTGGTGAGGTACGTGCGACCGGCCACGACCCGACGGGGAAGCGTCATGAACGTCACATCGGCAGCGATGCGAGCGAAGTTGCGTCGACCGGGCGAAAAAGGAACCCAGGACGGGTCTTGCTCCCGCGCGCGATGCAGCGCGTCGTCGTAGCCGCGCGCCACGAGGAGGTCATGGACGTCCACGGAAGGGGCAAGCGCCGCGCGCGACGCAAAGTCGGTGACCGGCTCCTCCCAGGCGCGAACGAGCTCGTGAGGCGCTTGGGCGTCTTGGTCGCGCTGGGCTTAGCCATGGTAGACGTGCGACTCGCAGATGATGCCCGCGTCGGTGGCGACGAGCACCTCCGCGACGTAGAGCGGTTCGTCGCCCGGGTTGGTTCGCACGTACTCCATCACGACACGGCGCCCCATCGCTGTGAGGTAGCGCTCCTCGTAGCGAAGGCCGGGGAGCCGCTCCATCGCGTCGGCCCACCAAGCGCGGAGCGCATCCTTGCCACGAATCTCGCCGTTCGTTTCGGGCTCGCGCGCGCGGAGCTTCGGGCTCGTATGAACGGCATCGGAGGCGTAGAGGGCGAGCAAGCGCTCCAGATCTCGCGCGTTGAACGCGTCGAGCCACGCACGCGCGAGGGCGACGAGCTCTGAAGGATCTCCGCTCATGCGGGCGAGTCTACCGCGTGGAAGGAAGCGACGGGGCGCGTCGACTCGGCCTTGTCGCAGCGCTCAGCGGGCGCTTCGGGTTGGTTTGGCGTCTCCCCGTACCAGCATGACTCGCTCAGCCCCTCTGGGCAGGCCGCCCGCACGCGTCGGCCATCGCCGCCTCGAGGCGCGGGAAGCGGAACGTGAAGCCCTCTTTAAGGAGGCGCGTCGGCAAGGCGCGCTGGCCCGTGAGGAGCGCGTCGGCGCGGCCTTCTCCCATGACCATCTTGAGCGCGAAGCCGGGCACGCGAAAAAGGCGCGGGCGATGGAGCGTCGCCGCGAGGACCGTCGAAAATTCGTTCATCGTCGCAGGCTCTGGGGCCGTCACGTTGAAGACGCCTCGGCAGGCTTCGTTGTCGATCAGGAACATCAGGGCTCGGGCCGTGTCGGCCAGGTGAACCCAACTTAGCCACTGGCGGCCGTCGCCGAGGGGACCACCGACGAAAGCACGGAACGCCGGCAGCATGGCTTCGAGCGCGCCGCCGCCGCGCCCGACGACGATGCCGAGGCGCGCGATGCAGAGACGGGCGCCGGCCGCCGCGGCGGGCTCCGCCGCCGCCTCCCACTCGGCGCAGAGGCGACTGAGCGCGTCGTCGCCGCGCGGTGACGATTCGTCCAAGATCGCGTCGTCGCTTCGCATCCCGTAGGCGCCAACGGCGGACGCGTTGACGAATGTCGTTGTCGGCGCGCGCTCGGCGATGCTCGCCGCGAGCAACGCCGTCGCGTCGACGCGGCTCGCGCGAACCTCGCGGAGTCGCGCTTCGGTCCAGCGCTCGTCGAAGAGCCCGGCCCCCGCCAGGCCAACGATCGCGTGCGCGCCCGCAAGCTCGCTCTCCCATCCGCCCCTCTCACCGGGCGACCAGCGAACCGAACGCGCTCCGGCCACGGCGCCGTGCCCCCTCGAGAGAACCACGACCTCATCGCCGCGGGCCACGAGCGCTACGACGAGCGCGCGCCCGACGAAGCCCGTTCCACCGGTGACGACGACCTTCAACGAATCCTCGAAGCGATGGGCAGCGGGCCACCAGAAGTCATCGCGGAGAGATAGGGCCCGGCGCGCCAAACGGCAACGCCCAGGGCCGCCGCCCTCCGAGAACTTCTCGCCGGCACGCGGCGCACGTTAGGCTGGTCGTCCATGAAGATCCGGGGGGCCGTCGTTTCGCTTTGTGCGCTCGCGCTCTTCGCGTGCAAGCCGAAGGACGTCACCGACGCGGAAGCCAAAGGCGACATCGGCTACCTGACGACCAACGGCTCGCCGGAGGCGGTGGCGGCCCTTGGGCGACTCGCCGACAAGAACCCGAAGGCCCGCACCGCGCTCGAGACGCGCGCCGAGATGGACTTGAACGCGTACATCGCAGCCTGGAGCGCTGTGCAGCGCGGCGCGCCTTGGGGCGCCGAGGTCTTGCGGAGCGGCCTCAAGTCCCCGATCCGCGCTGAAATTGCCGCCGCGGCGATGGCACGCGGCGACGCGAAGCTCGCCGACTTTTCTGCCGATCTCGTGGGTGCGCTGGTCGCCGCCGGCACCAAGGAGCCGCGCGTCACGGTCGCCGCGATGCTCGCGAGCACGCCGGCCGCCGACGTCATCGACCAGCGGCTCCGCGACAAGACGACGCGCGGGAACATGTGCCGTGGCCTCGCCTCCCCCGACGCGAGCGCGGCGGCGCGCGGCGCGCTCCTCGCCGCCGCGGCCGAATCGCGCGACGACCCGGCGTGTGTCGACTCGGTGGTACGTCTGGCCACGCTCGACGCGAAGACGATGGCGTGGCTCGCCGATAGCGCCGAACCGGGGCTCCTCGCGGGCGCCGGAAAGAGCGACGCAATGCCCTGCCCGCGCCTCGCCGAGGTGTGGGCGCGCGCGTTCAGGAATCGTCCGCCGCCCACGCAGGGCGGGCTCGCGGTGCCCTTGTCGGTCGCGATCAAGCGATGCTCCCGGGAGCTCGACCCTGCGATGGAGACCGCGCTCGCGCAGACGCCCACGGCAGCGGCCCTCATCGTCGGCGGCGTGGAGCCCTACGCCGGAGAAACGAAGCAGCTGGTCAAGACCTGCAAGGCCCTCGCGGGCCCGGCGGCGCGAGGCCTCACCGGCCGCACGCGCGATCGCGCAGCCGACGCCGTGGCTCACGGCTGCAAGGGCGTCCTCGCGAAGTAGCGCGCGCGCGCAGGGACCTAAGTGCGCCCGCGGGGCGGGCGGGGGGGCGCGCCGCCCGCCGCCGGGGGGGGGGGGGGGGGGGGGGCGGGGGGGGCGGCGGGGGGCGGGCCCCCCAACGCAACTAAATCAGCCGGGCGTGAGCGCCCGGCGATTTAGCTCGGGTCCCACATCTCGACGCCCGTCGCGACGATGCGCACTTCGCGGGCGCTGCCGTCGGGCATCTTCTTCGCGAACCGCGCGCCCTCGGACTCGAGGTGAGCCACCTCTTCGGGGGCCACGCGGCGCGACGAGAGCACACCCTCGACGCACGCGACCTTGCCGGCCGAGTTCGTGGGGACGAAGAAGCCGTAGTCCTTGAAGGTGACACGCGCACCGCTCGCTTCGCGGTCAGCGCCCTTCGCGAGCTCCATCCAGCAGCCCTTGCGGGTGCACGCCGCGCGAACCGTTCCCTCGATGCGCATCGCCTTGTCGGCGAACTTGTCGGGGTCCTCCATCACGGCGGCGAGCGACGCGACCGCGGCGCCACCCTCGAGCTTGGCGCCGTAGCGTTTGGCGCTCGCCGACTTCGCGCAAGCAAAGGTTTGGGCCGCGGGCGTGGCACCTGGCTTGAGCGCGGCGCCTGTTTGCGCTCCCGGCGCCTCGCTCCGCTCTTCTGCGGGCGGCAGAAGCGCTTCGCTCTTCGAGCAGGCAAAACTGGCGCAGGTCATAACGCCAAGAACGGCAGACACGAGGGCCAACGACAATCGCCGCATCGGTCCCTCGATATAGCACGCGCCCCCGCGCCGCGAAGCGCGGTGGTTCGAGGGAGACTCTTCCTT contains:
- a CDS encoding HEAT repeat domain-containing protein; this translates as MVLEDLHYLRERAQKATARGDHQEAARLLFDAAQQTHVTETDYASVLKPLAAALTHLGRPRDALTVAWYLALAEKGGAEKASWQSALTLAEGASPHEQARTLAAAGRPREAARAAEAGGKIASAAIHSEHASDFVAARALWARLFTVLQQSGAEPYLRGLVAYNLARCAAKGGDQRGARDAQVTAVRLMEEAADEFESTGKRERAFDCFQVLVQIGHESHAFEHVLEGYVNSVRILREDHLKYFVLQHYDDAIVASRERRELAAAATLAREAASYARTIGLSAASRNYALDEGSLWELVAEDHKGRGSSPAIAENAMLAAILAYADVGQFARVGRLYRELGDLPLEDSRRAHYARVAERYQGVGDELVEKSPLAGRGARAAELPAVWHDDVVEWEEAGSAEEACATVLCDAKWPELTRRRAMLARLASLRVPAAGPERTAALASLAQRLAHVQVYAVLSPLEHLFESPEEAVKLAVLEALQTLFFKRTFMTLRAAIADGTPELVTQAASALRALHFPHAFDPLARILHDGPPSEVRAAALDAIAHIDTQEAAELLLGVLEHGSPEDRQAVTRALGGTKAAKFIELAKATFASAPRAVQAQLRDILTSRGVAV
- a CDS encoding nuclear transport factor 2 family protein → MSGDPSELVALARAWLDAFNARDLERLLALYASDAVHTSPKLRAREPETNGEIRGKDALRAWWADAMERLPGLRYEERYLTAMGRRVVMEYVRTNPGDEPLYVAEVLVATDAGIICESHVYHG
- a CDS encoding TIGR01777 family protein; amino-acid sequence: MKVVVTGGTGFVGRALVVALVARGDEVVVLSRGHGAVAGARSVRWSPGERGGWESELAGAHAIVGLAGAGLFDERWTEARLREVRASRVDATALLAASIAERAPTTTFVNASAVGAYGMRSDDAILDESSPRGDDALSRLCAEWEAAAEPAAAAGARLCIARLGIVVGRGGGALEAMLPAFRAFVGGPLGDGRQWLSWVHLADTARALMFLIDNEACRGVFNVTAPEPATMNEFSTVLAATLHRPRLFRVPGFALKMVMGEGRADALLTGQRALPTRLLKEGFTFRFPRLEAAMADACGRPAQRG
- a CDS encoding DUF4920 domain-containing protein; its protein translation is MRRLSLALVSAVLGVMTCASFACSKSEALLPPAEERSEAPGAQTGAALKPGATPAAQTFACAKSASAKRYGAKLEGGAAVASLAAVMEDPDKFADKAMRIEGTVRAACTRKGCWMELAKGADREASGARVTFKDYGFFVPTNSAGKVACVEGVLSSRRVAPEEVAHLESEGARFAKKMPDGSAREVRIVATGVEMWDPS